The segment TTTCAGGGCGTTTCATCTCGGATGATTGGGTGCGAGTCGTTCGGCCCGTGCAGTACACCGTGGCGCCGGCCGCGCCCAGTTCGATGGCGATGCCGCGTCCCGCTCCTCGTGTGGCACCTGCCACCAACGCGACTTTGCCTTTCAGGGCGTGGCTCATCAACCGACCTCCAGCTCGATCCTTCTCATACCTGTAACTCTTGTTCCATCCATAGTTGCTTCTGGCTCCTCTGAGCTGGTCATGCAGGCCTTGGATCCCAATGCCATTGGAAGGACATTGTCGATCATGACTCTGTTGAATGTCTCGGCTTCCTCGAACGGCGGATTGTGCGCAGACTGTTCGAACCAGATCAATCGTTTGTACGGAGCCTCGATGGTCTGAAAGTAGGAAGCGGCGAGCGTCGCAGGCACCTGCCGGTCATAGCGTCCGAGCAGAAAGAACAAGGGCATCTTGAAGGTCTTATAGATCCTGAGGTCAAGCCGAGAGAACTCCCGCCAGAGGTGCTCCAGCGAGAAGCGATTACCCCGCCCGAACAGAATCAGATCGACGAGACTGGCTTCGTCGGTGGTCAGCGCCGCCCAAATCAGCTTGCCCATGGAAAGATCGGCATGGAATGAGCCGCCGAAGTGTTCTACCCAGTGACGTGAAATCAACATGTCGTCAACCCTGTGCGGAGGCGGCCCAATCTTTCGCAGCGCGTCCAGTGCTTCTCTATTGCCGTGAGCCACCGCCTGTGTCCACGCATAATCATAAGACAATCGTTCACCTTCCGGCATATTGGCGGCCTGCCCGATCCCGACATAGGCCGCAACCTTCTCCGGATGGTGAAACGCATAGATCGTCCCGACAGCGCTGCCCCAGGAGTGGCCAAGAAGGACGACGCATCGTTTATTGAATCGTGTTTTGATCAACTCGACCACCTCGTCCAGGTCGCGGAGGAACTGGGCGAGGGTCATGGAATCCGGAGGAATATCACGATGGAAGGAGCGTCCCGTGCCGCGCTGCTCCCAGTTCACCACCAAAAAGTGCCGCTCCAGTTCCGAGTTGAAGGCGCGAAAGAGCGCCGCCTCGCTGGCGCCTGGCCCTCCGTGCAAGATCAGTAATGCCGGATTATGCGTATCGATGCCGCGAAACCAGACCTGTTGCGGGATGCCGCCGATGGCAACCGTCTCCATGATAGCAATGCTTCCTGGAATGATGCGTCCTCGGTCGTCCCGAAAGGGAGCGGTATGGATGCAGCCGGAGAGTGAAAGAACAGTCACGAGTGCAATGAGCGTTCGTGCCGAATATGGATGGTCCATCGTTTTGTTACATGCGGGCCACGTTATTACCGTATCTCTTTCAGCGCCCCTTCTGCTGCTTCATCCACACGTCAGCGCGTTTTTTGATCTCTTCCGGCGGCACATCTTCGATATGCGTGTGAATCCACCAATGGTTGCCGGCAAAATCTTTGACGCCCGCGCTGCGATCTCCATAGAATTGATCGCTCGGTTCTCGGACGGAAGAGGCTCCGGCTTGCAGCGCCCGCCGGTACCACCCGTCTGTATCTTCAACATACAGCGCCACCGTCGCCGGCATCGGTTTCCATTGGTCTGTGGCCTCGCCGACCATCACCATTGAGTCGCCTATTTTCACTTCGGCGTGCATCACCGTGCCGTTCGGCCCATCGAGGCGATATGTTTCCTTCGCATCGAACGCTTGCTTTACAAAGTCGATCAACTTCGCCGCTCCTTGAACAGTGAGGACGGGGGTCACAGTGTGATAGCCGTCGGGAATTGGATTGACTTTGGTCGCCATCATGTTTCTCCTTTCGGTGTAGTCATGCGCTTCATGGTCTCTTGCGATAACAGATTTCCAGGCGATTGCCGCTCGGATCTTCAAAGAAGACGGCATAGTACTGCGGCTCCTCATGGAGCGGCCCTTCGATATTTCTGGCTCCAGCCTGTCTGACGATCGCCGCCAACCGATCGACTTGTTCTCTACGGTCCACCCAAAACGCGACGCGGGATTCATTGGCCGCACGGGAGGGCGATTCGGTCACTCCGAAGAATTCTGCCGCGCCGTCGGAGTCTTCCGTTTCATAGGTATGCCAGCCTGGAATCGAAACATTGCGCGTGAAACCGAGCGCAGGCAGCTGCCGGTCATAAAACGGACGCGCCTCCGCGAGGTCGCGTACCCGCAGATCGACATGATCGAATTGACGTGACAGGTTAGACCTCCGAATAAAATTGTGCCTGCCAGAACCTAACGTCGTGTCAGCAATTCGAAGAGGTGCCCATTCGGATCTCGGAAATAAACACCCCGGCCACCGTTCCAATCATTGAGCTTTTGGTTCTCTGCATCCCATGGATGGCTGCCATACGACAAACCCGCCTGCTGCACTCGTTGAAAAATGACGTCGAATTCGTCATCACTGACGTGGAACGCGTAGTGATGAGGCTCAAACGAATCGTCTTCATCGAAATCGAGGATCAGTCTGTCGTTCAC is part of the Nitrospira sp. SG-bin1 genome and harbors:
- a CDS encoding glyoxalase, whose amino-acid sequence is MSRQFDHVDLRVRDLAEARPFYDRQLPALGFTRNVSIPGWHTYETEDSDGAAEFFGVTESPSRAANESRVAFWVDRREQVDRLAAIVRQAGARNIEGPLHEEPQYYAVFFEDPSGNRLEICYRKRP
- a CDS encoding bleomycin resistance protein, which translates into the protein MTIELNHTIVPAHDKDKSARFFADIFGLRYEGSSGHFAPVQVNDRLILDFDEDDSFEPHHYAFHVSDDEFDVIFQRVQQAGLSYGSHPWDAENQKLNDWNGGRGVYFRDPNGHLFELLTRR
- a CDS encoding glyoxalase, with product MATKVNPIPDGYHTVTPVLTVQGAAKLIDFVKQAFDAKETYRLDGPNGTVMHAEVKIGDSMVMVGEATDQWKPMPATVALYVEDTDGWYRRALQAGASSVREPSDQFYGDRSAGVKDFAGNHWWIHTHIEDVPPEEIKKRADVWMKQQKGR